A stretch of the Amycolatopsis sp. BJA-103 genome encodes the following:
- a CDS encoding ABC transporter substrate-binding protein, with protein MKKSLAAVVSAALLAVLAACGGGESASGDTLRVGTLSDSKPNAYQENGVFTGFDNELLKAIAANQNLKLEFVSTEFATLLSQVATGRFDIGSSGISQTDERRKTVDFSMPYNYQSLGIEAREGAGITDEKSLAGKRIGVVQGTVSDSWLAANAPDAQAVRFPQDAATLAALKTGAIDGAIFDQATAEDYAAKNPDAKLKVVKAITTTIPHGFAVKKGNTELAGKINAGLKAVIADGTWERVHQRFEPNAPVPAEFKAGKQ; from the coding sequence ATGAAGAAGTCACTCGCCGCCGTCGTCAGTGCCGCTCTCTTGGCGGTACTGGCGGCGTGCGGCGGCGGTGAGAGCGCGAGCGGTGACACGCTCCGCGTCGGTACGCTCAGCGACTCGAAACCCAACGCCTATCAGGAAAACGGCGTGTTCACCGGGTTCGACAACGAGTTGCTGAAGGCCATCGCCGCGAACCAGAACCTGAAACTCGAGTTCGTCTCCACCGAGTTCGCGACGCTGCTGAGCCAGGTCGCCACCGGCAGGTTCGACATCGGCAGCTCCGGGATCTCCCAGACCGACGAGCGCCGCAAGACCGTCGACTTCTCCATGCCGTACAACTACCAGTCGCTCGGTATCGAGGCCCGCGAGGGCGCCGGCATCACCGACGAGAAATCCTTGGCGGGCAAGCGGATCGGGGTCGTGCAGGGCACGGTGTCGGACAGCTGGCTGGCGGCCAACGCGCCTGACGCGCAGGCCGTGAGGTTCCCGCAGGACGCGGCGACGCTGGCCGCGCTCAAGACCGGCGCGATCGACGGCGCCATCTTCGACCAGGCGACCGCCGAGGACTACGCGGCGAAGAACCCGGACGCGAAACTCAAGGTGGTCAAGGCGATCACCACGACCATCCCGCACGGTTTCGCGGTCAAGAAGGGCAACACCGAGCTGGCCGGCAAGATCAACGCCGGGCTCAAGGCGGTCATCGCCGACGGGACCTGGGAAAGGGTGCACCAGCGCT
- a CDS encoding ABC transporter substrate-binding protein, whose product MRQSLIATLAAGLVAVLAACGGGESAADKTLRVGTLSDAPPNIYVENGNFTGFDNELLKAIAAKQNLKLEFVSTDFSSLLGQVSSNQFDIGSSAIAQTEERKKNVDFSSPYNFEVMSIQTKDGSPITEEKALSGKRVAVIQATVGDKWLTSTVPDAQAVRFPGYAPALAALKSGAVDAYILDQAIAETNVKESTDTKLKVVKSFTTDVPHGFAVKKGNTELQTKINDGLKQVIADGTWVKLHDKFLPTAPVPDQFKA is encoded by the coding sequence CGCGGACAAGACCCTGCGCGTCGGCACCCTGAGCGACGCCCCGCCGAACATCTACGTCGAGAACGGCAACTTCACCGGCTTCGACAACGAGCTGCTGAAGGCCATCGCCGCCAAGCAGAACCTGAAGCTGGAGTTCGTTTCGACGGACTTCTCCTCCCTGCTCGGCCAGGTCTCGAGCAACCAGTTCGACATCGGCAGCTCGGCCATCGCGCAGACCGAAGAGCGCAAGAAGAACGTCGACTTCTCCAGTCCGTACAACTTCGAAGTGATGAGCATCCAGACCAAGGACGGCTCGCCGATCACCGAAGAGAAGGCCCTGTCGGGCAAGCGGGTCGCGGTCATCCAGGCGACCGTCGGCGACAAGTGGCTCACCTCGACCGTTCCCGACGCGCAGGCCGTGCGCTTCCCGGGGTACGCCCCGGCGCTGGCCGCGCTCAAGAGCGGCGCCGTCGACGCCTACATCCTCGACCAGGCGATCGCGGAGACGAACGTCAAGGAGAGCACCGACACGAAGCTCAAGGTCGTCAAGTCCTTCACCACCGACGTGCCCCACGGGTTCGCGGTGAAGAAGGGCAACACCGAACTGCAGACGAAGATCAACGATGGCCTGAAGCAGGTCATCGCCGACGGCACCTGGGTCAAGCTGCACGACAAGTTCCTGCCGACCGCCCCGGTGCCGGACCAGTTCAAGGCGTGA